A region from the Cannabis sativa cultivar Pink pepper isolate KNU-18-1 chromosome 9, ASM2916894v1, whole genome shotgun sequence genome encodes:
- the LOC115722385 gene encoding purple acid phosphatase 15 isoform X1, whose product MGLLVTFSIFNLLLLLLILLVCVNGGRIPSTVDGPFKPITIPLDKSFRGNAVDLPESDPRVQRLVQGFQPEQISVSLSSTYHSVWISWITGEYEIGEDIKALDGDRVDSIVLYGVYGKPLTKKARGYSLVYNQLYPFQGLQNYSSGIIHHVRLTGLKPNTLYQYQCGDVEEGISNNLYYFKTMPKSGPKSYPSRIAVVGDLGLTYNTTSTIEHLTSNHPDLILLVGDVSYANLYLTNGTGTDCYSCSFPDTPIHETYQPRWDFWGRYMQPLISNVPIMVIEGNHDIEPQAENQTFVAYSSRFAFPSEECGSSSTLFYSFNAGGVHFIMLGAYAPYDRTSDQYKWLEDDLASVDREVTPWLVASWHAPWYSTYTAHYREAECMRVSMEDILYKYGVDLVFNGHVHAYERSNRVYNYSLDPCGPVHITIGDGGNREKMAIAHTDEPGNCPKPSETIDPFMGGSCAFNFTSGPAAGKFCWDEQPEYSAYRESSFGHGILEVKNETHALWTWHRNRDMYKVSGDVIYIVREPEKCPSGQELRSRK is encoded by the exons ATGGGGTTGTTGGTCACATTCTCCATTtttaatcttcttcttcttcttcttatattattagtatgtgtTAATGGTGGAAGAATCCCAAGTACAGTTGATGGGCCCTTTAAGCCCATTACAATTCCTCTTGATAAAAGCTTTAGAGGTAATGCTGTTGATTTGCCTGAGTCTGACCCACGTGTTCAGAGATTGGTTCAAGGTTTTCAGCCTGAACAAATCTCTGTTTCTCTTTCTTCAACTTATCACAGTGTTTGGATATCTTGGATTAcag GGGAATATGAAATTGGTGAGGATATAAAGGCATTGGATGGTGATAGAGTTGATAGCATTGTTTTGTATGGTGTTTATGGAAAACCACTTACTAAGAAAGCAAGAGGCTATTCTCTTGTCTACAATCAACTCTACCCTTTTCAAGGCCTACAAAACTATTCTTCTGGAATTATACACCATGTTCGCCTCACCG GACTAAAACCAAACACATTATATCAATACCAATGTGGGGATGTTGAAGAAGGAATAAGTAATAACCTTTATTACTTCAAGACCATGCCAAAGAGTGGCCCAAAGAGTTACCCTAGTAGGATAGCGGTGGTCGGAGACCTCGGGCTTACATACAACACCACATCAACCATTGAACACTTGACAAGTAACCATCCCGATCTTATTTTATTGGTCGGCGATGTTTCTTATGCTAATTTGTACCTCACAAATGGAACGGGAACCGATTGTTACTCCTGCTCTTTTCCTGACACTCCCATTCACGAAACCTACCAACCTCGTTGGGACTTTTGGGGAAG gtACATGCAGCCTCTAATTTCAAATGTTCCAATAATGGTAATAGAAGGAAACCATGACATAGAACCACAAGCCGAAAATCAAACGTTTGTTGCTTACAGTTCTCGATTTGCATTCCCCTCAGAAGAGTGTGGATCATCGTCCACACTCTTCTACTCTTTCAATGCAGGAGGAGTGCATTTCATAATGCTCGGTGCCTATGCTCCATACGATCGAACAT CTGACCAGTACAAGTGGCTTGAGGACGACTTGGCTAGCGTTGACCGAGAAGTGACTCCATGGTTGGTAGCTTCTTGGCATGCTCCTTGGTATAGTACCTACACAGCACACTATAGAGAAGCAGAGTGTATGAGAGTATCAATGGAAGACATTTTGTACAAGTATGGAGTTGACTTAGTCTTTAATGGCCAT GTTCATGCCTACGAAAGATCGAACCGAGTTTATAACTACAGTTTGGATCCTTGTGGACCTGTTCATATAACAATTGGTGATGGTGGGAATAGAGAGAAAATGGCGATCGCGCACACTGATGAACCTGGAAACTGTCCAAAACCATCAGAAACAATTGATCCATTTATGGGTGGTTCTTGTGCTTTTAACTTCACTTCGGGTCCTGCAGCAGGAAAATTCTGTTGGGATGAACAACCCGAATATAGTGCATACCGAGAAAGCAGTTTTGGGCATGGAATTTTAGAG GTGAAAAATGAGACTCATGCTCTATGGACATGGCATCGAAACAGAGACATGTACAAAGTTTCTGGAGATGTGATTTACATAGTGAGAGAGCCCGAAAAATGTCCAAGTGGACAAGAGCTGAGATCgagaaaatga
- the LOC115722385 gene encoding purple acid phosphatase 15 isoform X2 yields the protein MGLLVTFSIFNLLLLLLILLVCVNGGRIPSTVDGPFKPITIPLDKSFRGNAVDLPESDPRVQRLVQGFQPEQISVSLSSTYHSVWISWITGLKPNTLYQYQCGDVEEGISNNLYYFKTMPKSGPKSYPSRIAVVGDLGLTYNTTSTIEHLTSNHPDLILLVGDVSYANLYLTNGTGTDCYSCSFPDTPIHETYQPRWDFWGRYMQPLISNVPIMVIEGNHDIEPQAENQTFVAYSSRFAFPSEECGSSSTLFYSFNAGGVHFIMLGAYAPYDRTSDQYKWLEDDLASVDREVTPWLVASWHAPWYSTYTAHYREAECMRVSMEDILYKYGVDLVFNGHVHAYERSNRVYNYSLDPCGPVHITIGDGGNREKMAIAHTDEPGNCPKPSETIDPFMGGSCAFNFTSGPAAGKFCWDEQPEYSAYRESSFGHGILEVKNETHALWTWHRNRDMYKVSGDVIYIVREPEKCPSGQELRSRK from the exons ATGGGGTTGTTGGTCACATTCTCCATTtttaatcttcttcttcttcttcttatattattagtatgtgtTAATGGTGGAAGAATCCCAAGTACAGTTGATGGGCCCTTTAAGCCCATTACAATTCCTCTTGATAAAAGCTTTAGAGGTAATGCTGTTGATTTGCCTGAGTCTGACCCACGTGTTCAGAGATTGGTTCAAGGTTTTCAGCCTGAACAAATCTCTGTTTCTCTTTCTTCAACTTATCACAGTGTTTGGATATCTTGGATTAcag GACTAAAACCAAACACATTATATCAATACCAATGTGGGGATGTTGAAGAAGGAATAAGTAATAACCTTTATTACTTCAAGACCATGCCAAAGAGTGGCCCAAAGAGTTACCCTAGTAGGATAGCGGTGGTCGGAGACCTCGGGCTTACATACAACACCACATCAACCATTGAACACTTGACAAGTAACCATCCCGATCTTATTTTATTGGTCGGCGATGTTTCTTATGCTAATTTGTACCTCACAAATGGAACGGGAACCGATTGTTACTCCTGCTCTTTTCCTGACACTCCCATTCACGAAACCTACCAACCTCGTTGGGACTTTTGGGGAAG gtACATGCAGCCTCTAATTTCAAATGTTCCAATAATGGTAATAGAAGGAAACCATGACATAGAACCACAAGCCGAAAATCAAACGTTTGTTGCTTACAGTTCTCGATTTGCATTCCCCTCAGAAGAGTGTGGATCATCGTCCACACTCTTCTACTCTTTCAATGCAGGAGGAGTGCATTTCATAATGCTCGGTGCCTATGCTCCATACGATCGAACAT CTGACCAGTACAAGTGGCTTGAGGACGACTTGGCTAGCGTTGACCGAGAAGTGACTCCATGGTTGGTAGCTTCTTGGCATGCTCCTTGGTATAGTACCTACACAGCACACTATAGAGAAGCAGAGTGTATGAGAGTATCAATGGAAGACATTTTGTACAAGTATGGAGTTGACTTAGTCTTTAATGGCCAT GTTCATGCCTACGAAAGATCGAACCGAGTTTATAACTACAGTTTGGATCCTTGTGGACCTGTTCATATAACAATTGGTGATGGTGGGAATAGAGAGAAAATGGCGATCGCGCACACTGATGAACCTGGAAACTGTCCAAAACCATCAGAAACAATTGATCCATTTATGGGTGGTTCTTGTGCTTTTAACTTCACTTCGGGTCCTGCAGCAGGAAAATTCTGTTGGGATGAACAACCCGAATATAGTGCATACCGAGAAAGCAGTTTTGGGCATGGAATTTTAGAG GTGAAAAATGAGACTCATGCTCTATGGACATGGCATCGAAACAGAGACATGTACAAAGTTTCTGGAGATGTGATTTACATAGTGAGAGAGCCCGAAAAATGTCCAAGTGGACAAGAGCTGAGATCgagaaaatga